The genomic segment TTGGGGTCATGGTCGGTTATGCTCTGACCGTTACCTTTGATACCCGACAACCGGGGGAAACCCGAAGCTGGGACATGCTCTTTAAGGTTTTTGAAGCGGTGCAGGCTGCCCCAAAACCGGTTGTAGCCGTGTTCAAAGACCTCTCAAAAAAACGTGGTTGGGCCGCTTACTGGGGAGAGATCATGACGACCATCATGAAAAAATTAGGTACTGTAGGGGTTGTAACCGATGGAGCCGTACGAGACTTGGAGCAGGTAGAGAAAATCGGCTTTCATTTCTTCTCCTCCACTGTCGTGGTTTCCCATGGGGATTTAAAAATTGTGGATATAAACATCCCGGTAGAAATTACGGGCGTTACCATCAAACCGGGTGACCTTCTCCATGGAGATATGAACGGCGTTGTGATGATCCCCGAAGAAATCGCAAAGGAGGTGATCACCGCATCCCAGAAAATTATAGATCGGGAGTCTCAGATTTTACATGTGATTAAGCGGGAAGGTTTTGATCCTTCTCAGTTGAGGGAGTTTTATCACTGAGGCTTCTCTGACTTGAACCCTTGAGGCGAGACGCTTCCTTCGATTTGCCCGGAACTTACTTTGAGCCTGTCGACGGGAGAGGGTTTCGCCCAGGGTAGGTCTGTGATTTGTTCTGCTCCCACAAGTTCTGACTCTGAAGCCCGACCCAAATTTTAACCTTATCCCCCTGCCACCCACACCTCAGGGATCTTCCCCGGAAATCATCTCCGGTTTCCTACCCTCCGGTTAATCAAAAA from the Candidatus Limnocylindrales bacterium genome contains:
- a CDS encoding RraA family protein, with the translated sequence MKAFLTPSELEALKKFDSPTISNAIETFNIRPRTEGYLGPEIQCRFPKLGVMVGYALTVTFDTRQPGETRSWDMLFKVFEAVQAAPKPVVAVFKDLSKKRGWAAYWGEIMTTIMKKLGTVGVVTDGAVRDLEQVEKIGFHFFSSTVVVSHGDLKIVDINIPVEITGVTIKPGDLLHGDMNGVVMIPEEIAKEVITASQKIIDRESQILHVIKREGFDPSQLREFYH